GATCTCACCGGCCTCGAGATCGCCAACGCGTCGATGCTCGACGAGGGCACCGCTGCCGCCGAAGCCATGACGCTGATGCACCGCGCCACCCGCAGCCGGTCGAACCGGCTGGCCGTCGACGTCGATGTGTTCACTCAAACCGCCGCCGTATTGGCCACCCGCGCCAAGCCGTTGGGCATCGAGATCGTCACCGCCGATCTGCGCAATGGTCTTCCGGCGGGGGAGTTGTTCGGCGTTATCGCCCAGCTGCCCGGGGCCAGTGGCCGGATCACCGACTGGACCGCTCTGGTGGAGCAGGCCCATGACCGTGGCGCGCTGGCGGCTATCGGCGCCGACCTGTTGGCGCTAACGCTGATCACCCCGCCTGGTGAGATCGGCGCCGACGTCGCGTTCGGAACCACCCAACGGTTCGGGGTGCCAATGGGATTCGGCGGTCCGCATGCGGGATATCTGTCCGTGCACGCCAAGCATGCCCGGCAGTTGCCCGGACGCCTAGTGGGGGTGTCCGTCGACGGTGACGGTAATCCGGCCTATCGGCTGGCGCTGCAAACCCGCGAGCAGCACATCCGCCGCGACAAGGCAACCAGCAATATCTGCACCGCGCAGGTTCTGCTGGCGGTGATGGCCGCGATGTACGCCAGCTACCACGGCGCCGGCGGGCTGACCGCCATCGCGCGGCGGGTGCATGCCCATGCCGAAACCATCGCCGCTGCCCTCGGCGATGCGGTGGTGCACGACCGGTTTTTCGACACCGTGCTGGCTCGAGTGCCCGGACGTGCCAACCAGGTGTTGGCCGCGGCCAAGGCCAACGGCATCAACGTGTGGCGGGTCGACGCCGACCACGTGTCGGTGGCCTGCGACGAAACCACCACCGACGAGCACGTGGCCGCGGTGCTGCAGGCCTTCGGGGTCGAGCCTGCCGAGCCGGTGTGCGCGGGGATCGCCAACCGCACCTCGGAGTTCCTGACCCACTCGGCGTTCACGCAATACCACACCGAAACCGCGATGATGCGCTACCTACGCACACTGGCGGACAAAGATATCGCCTTGGACCGCAGCATGATTCCGCTCGGCTCATGCACGATGAAGCTCAACGCCGCCACGGAGATGGAGTCGATCACCTGGCCGGAGTTCGGGCGCCAGCATCCCTTTGCACCGGCGTCGGACACACCCGGGTTACGTCGGCTCATCGCTGACCTGGAAAGCTGGCTGGTCGCGATCACCGGCTACGACGCGGTCTCCTTGCAGCCCAACGCGGGCTCGCAGGGGGAGTACGCCGGTCTGCTGGCGATCCACGACTACCACGCCAGCCGCGGCGAGTCGCACCGCGACATCTGCCTGATCCCGTCGAGCGCGCACGGTACCAACGCCGCCTCGGCCGCGCTGGCCGGAATGAAGGTCGTAGTTGTCCGGTGCCACGACGAGGCTAGTCGGGCTGGCGACGTCGACCTCGACGATCTGCGCGCCAAGGTGAGCGACCATGCGAACCGATTGTCGGCCCTGATGATCACCTACCCGTCCACGCACGGCGTCTACGAACACGACATCGCCGACATCTGCGCGGCGGTGCACGACGCCGGCGGCCAGGTGTATGTCGACGGGGCGAATCTCAACGCGCTGGTCGGCCTGGCCCGGCCCGGCAAGTTCGGCGGCGACGTCAGCCACCTGAACCTGCACAAGACGTTCTGCATTCCGCACGGCGGCGGCGGCCCGGGAGTGGGACCTGTCGCGGTGCGCTCGCATCTGGCCCCGTTCCTACCGGGCCACCCGTTCGCACCTGAATTGCCGCCGGGACATCCGGTGTCGTCGGCGCCCTATGGCTCGGCGTCGATCCTGCCGATCACCTGGGCCTACATCCGGATGATGGGCGCCGGCGGCCTGCGGGCGGCATCGCTGAACGCGATCGCGTCGGCCAACTACATTGCTCGGCGCCTCGACGAGTATTTCCCGGTGCTCTACACCGGCGAGAACGGCATGGTCGCCCACGAATGCATCCTGGACCTGCGCGGCATCACCAAGGCAACCGGAGTCACGGTCGACGACGTAGCAAAACGGTTGGCGGACTATGGTTTCCACGCGCCGACAATGAGCTTCCCGGTGGCCGGAACGCTGATGGTGGAACCGACCGAGAGTGAGAGTCTGGCCGAGGTCGACGCATTCTGCGAAGCCATGATCGGCATCCGCGCCGAGATCGACCGCGTCGGGGCCGGCCAGTGGCCCGTGGACGACAATCCGTTGCGGGGCGCCCCTCATACCGCCGAGTGCCTGCTGGTGGCCGACTGGGACCATCCGTACACCCGGGAAGAGGCCGCCTATCCGCTCGGCACCACGTTCCGGCCCAAGGTCTGGCCGCCGGTGCGCCGCATCGACGGCGCCTACGGCGACCGCAACCTGGTCTGCTCATGTCCTCCGGTGGAGGCGTTTGCCTAGCCTAGCCCGAGCTGAGCCTGAGGTCTGAGCCGAAACGGTCGATTATCGCGGCGGCGATCTCCTGCGGCGCGTCTTCTTGAATGAAGTGCTTGGCGTTGGGCAACTCGACGAGGACATGATCGGGGAATGTGGCGCGCATCCGTGGCAGGCATGGGCCGGGCCGGAACGCGAAATCTTTCATACCCCAAACGAACAGTGCGGGTTTGGCGCCGAGTTTGATCGGCACGTCGCGGGCCAGCCGCGCCAGTAACGGGTGGGCGGCCAGTATTTCCCGGGGCATCCTCGCCACTCCCGGCCGGTCCGCGGGGCTGGCCTGCACGGCCCGGTAATGCTCCATCACCGCAGGGCCGGGGCGGTGCTCGGTCCCGGCCGGAATCAACCGCTCCACAAAGAAATTGCGCTGCGTAATCGCGTACTGCAGCGGGGGACTGGACATCACCCTGCTGAACATCTTCATCGTCAGGGTGTCCGCCGGCCAGAACCACGTGTTGCCCAGCACGACTCCGCGGACCCGCTCGGCGCGGTCCACGGATACCGCCATGCCGATCGGACCACCCCAGTCCTGACCCATCGCAAGGTAACCGTCGAGGCCGAGGTGGTCGACGAATTCACCGACCACCCGCGCGTGGTCATCGATCCGGTAGCCGAACGACGCGGGGCGCTCCGACAGGCCGAAACCGAGATAATCCGGTGCGATACAACGGAACCGGTCCCGCAGCGCCACGATGATGTTGCGGTACAGGAAGCTCCAGGTCGGGTTGCCGTGGCACAGCAGGAGCGGTGGCCCGTCTACCTCGTCGACGTAGTGCATACGCCCGTGCGAGCTTTCGAACCAGCGCGACTGGAACGGATACAGCTGGGGATCCGGGGTGAAAACCGGGTTGAACTGCGGGCTCATTACGCTCCTTTGGTCGTTCACGATGGTATGTCGGAAGGGTGACATCACCGAGTGTTCGAGCCTGGCGTGACGGCGGTCGCTGGCTGTACACCGCCGCGGGCAAGGTGTTCGTACGGTCAGGGCCGGGCAACGCGCCGACCGTGTTGCTGTTGCACGGCTATCCGTCCAGTTCATTCGACTTTCGGGAGGTCATTCCGCACCTGGCCGGTCAGGCCTGGGTGACGATGGATTTCCTCGGTTTCGGTTTGTCCGACAAGCCTCGCCCGCACCACTACAGCCTGCTGGAACAGGCCGACCTGGTGCAGGCCGTGGTTGCCCGAACCACCAGCGGCCCGGTGGTGGTGCTGGCGCACGACATGGGCACGTCGGTGACCACCGAACTGCTCGCCCGGGACCTGGACGGACGCCTGCCGTTCGACCTGCGCCGCGCAGTGCTGAGCAACGGCAGCGTGATCTTGGAGCGGGCCAGTCTGCGGCCGATCCAGAAGGTGCTGCGCGGCCCGCTGGGGCCCGTCGCCGCCCGATTGGTCACCCGCGGCGGCTTCCGGCGTAGTTTTGGCACACTGTTTTCCGCGGGGCACCCGCTGTCGGACGGGGAAGCCGAGGCCCAGTGGGAGCTATTGTCCTACCACGACGGTCATCGGATACCTCACCTGCTGATCGGCTATCTCGAAGAGCGGGTGCGGTATGCGACACGCTGGCACGGTGCCGTACGCGACTGGCCCAAACCGCTGGGGTTTGTCTGGGGACTTGCCGATCCGGTGGCAACGCCCAACGTGCTCAACGGATTACGGGACCTGCGCCCGCGTGCCGCCGTCGTCGAACTGCCCGGCTTGGGCCACTATCCGCAGCTGGAGGATCCCCGGGCGTATGCCGGGGCGGCGTTGTCATTGCTGGTGGACTCAGCTTAGAAAGATGCTGAGTGCGGTCGCGAGGTCGGGGCCGGCCGACGTCGCCAGGTTCTGGTAACTGCCACCGCTGAGTTGTGCGACGGCTTCCCAGGTTGACCGGTCCGCGTCGGCGCCGAAATCGATGATGTTGACGGCGACGGGTTTGGCCGGGTCGGCGCTGGTGCGGATGAAGTCCTGCAGTCCCGGCCCGTCGAGGGTTTGGTCGGTGTGCGGCCCCCCGGTGATCACCAGGATCGAATTGGCTTGACCGGCACGGAAGTTGGCTTGCACCTCCTGGTAGATCATGCGCAGCGTGGTGAACGACACCGCGCCGCCGTTCGACGAGTACTGCTTGTCCAGCGCGGCGATCAGTGCCGCTGAGCGGGGCTGGCCGTTGACGGAGTCGGCCAGCGGTCCCGTCGGCACCTCGCTGCGACCCTCGTGGCCGTCGAATGTCCACAAGCCGATCACCGCGCTTGGCGGTAGCGTCTTCAGTCGGCTTTGAAGCGCCGCGACAACGTTGGCCAGACGCGTCTTGCCGCCATCGTCGGTGGGCATCGACTGGTCGAGCATGATGGTCGCGGCCACGCCGATCGACGGTGTGGCCATGGTGTCGGCCAGGGTGGCGCGCATTCCGTCGTCACCGATCGACAGCGGGGCGGGCAGCGCCGCGAAACTCATGACCGGGCTGCTCGGCGGCTTGACGCCGTTGACCCGGAAGCCGGCTTTGGCCAGCTTCGCGAGTTGATCGGGCTTTTGCAGGTAACGGGCGAAGGCGCTGGCCGCCGTGGTCTGCTCCTGCGATAGCCACGAGCCGTTGAGCAGTACCGCCGGGTAGTCGGCGATCGCAACCGGCCCGGGCGGCAGCCAGGAGCTCAACATCTTCTTTGCGTCCGACAGTGACTGGGCACGCTGGAACAACTGCTGCTCGGTGGTGACCACTGCGTGCACCGGCGCCGCCGCGGCGTCGCCGGATTTGACGAGCGTGTTCATCGCCTCGGTCAAGGACTCGTCGGCCAGCTTGGGCTGGGCGGCCATCAACGTGCGAACTGCGCCGCTTCCGGCGGTCGGCGGTGCTCCCGGCGGCGCCGATGCGGCCGCAATCGCCTCGCCGGCCAAGAATGCGGCATCCCCGTTACCGGCGACGGGCATTGCCAGACGCAGCGAACCCCAGGACGGCAGGTTCAACGCGGCCATCGAGTTCGGGTTGGCCTGCAGCTGCGGTAGGGCTGCCCAGTTCTGGTTTGACAGCGGCTGCTGCAGCTCGGGGCGGATAGCGAGCAGCACTGGTGAGGTAGCCAGTGAACGGCTGTCGCTGATGGTCTGCTTACCGGTGGCCGCGGACAGGCGCGCTGCAGAGACGGAGCTGCCGGGTATCCACAGTCCGGGCTGGCCGCCCAGTTCGGATGGCCATCTACCGATGAAACCAGCGATGACGGCGTCGGAATCGGCGGCCTTGACGGCCACCGTCACGCACTTGTCCCCGACCGGGCCAGCCGACGCGTTGTAGCTGTCGGCGAATTCCTTGACCCGCTCGGCGATCGTCGGGTCGGCGATGACGGCGACGGTGTCCTTGCCGCCCACACAGCGCGCTGCGGCAGTGCGGGAGCGGTGGTACAACGCGTCACCGAAGAAGCGCCACACAATCACCCCGGCTACCACCACCACGACCGCGACGAGGGCCACGACCACGCCGATGCTGACCCCGCGCCATCCGTCTGCGCTGCGGTGGCCGCCCTGCCAGTTGCCCAGGCCTCGATGGCCGGCGGCGCGGAATGGTGGTGGCGGGGGAGCTGCCTGCGATTCGGGACCCGGCGACTCCTCACCTGCCAAGCCCGAACCGAAGTCGGGGTATTCATCTGGGCCGCGGGCCGGATAATCGGCGGCATGGTCATCCGCGCCGGCGTATGGAGCCCCGTCGGAAAGATCGCCTTCACTCCAATAGGCCCGATCGGCGTAGCCACTGCCGCCGGGAGGTTCGACGGCCGACGGCTCAGCAGACCCGGGATACCCGACGTCTGAATGTCTGCCACCACCGGGCCGATCGGCAAACTGATCGCCCCGGTCTAGCTGCTCCGCGGCGTATTCGTCAGGCGGTTCGTCAGCGGAATCCTCAGGGTCGGGCAAACTGTGCCTACCCATGTGGTGTCAGCGTCCTCTCCGTCGAAAATTGCCCAGCGTCGACCAGGGATAAGCCAGGGGCTGTTTCCAGTGGGTCCTGATGGTCACCCGCGCCGCGCCTTGAGTTCCCGACGACGGCGATGCAGGATCGGCTCGGTGTAACCGTTGGGCTGCTGCGCCCCGGACAGGATCAGGTCCTGAGCGGCCAAGAACGCGATGCTGTCATCGAAATCCGGCGCCATCGGGTGGTATGCGG
The nucleotide sequence above comes from Mycobacterium pseudokansasii. Encoded proteins:
- a CDS encoding substrate-binding domain-containing protein, yielding MGRHSLPDPEDSADEPPDEYAAEQLDRGDQFADRPGGGRHSDVGYPGSAEPSAVEPPGGSGYADRAYWSEGDLSDGAPYAGADDHAADYPARGPDEYPDFGSGLAGEESPGPESQAAPPPPPFRAAGHRGLGNWQGGHRSADGWRGVSIGVVVALVAVVVVVAGVIVWRFFGDALYHRSRTAAARCVGGKDTVAVIADPTIAERVKEFADSYNASAGPVGDKCVTVAVKAADSDAVIAGFIGRWPSELGGQPGLWIPGSSVSAARLSAATGKQTISDSRSLATSPVLLAIRPELQQPLSNQNWAALPQLQANPNSMAALNLPSWGSLRLAMPVAGNGDAAFLAGEAIAAASAPPGAPPTAGSGAVRTLMAAQPKLADESLTEAMNTLVKSGDAAAAPVHAVVTTEQQLFQRAQSLSDAKKMLSSWLPPGPVAIADYPAVLLNGSWLSQEQTTAASAFARYLQKPDQLAKLAKAGFRVNGVKPPSSPVMSFAALPAPLSIGDDGMRATLADTMATPSIGVAATIMLDQSMPTDDGGKTRLANVVAALQSRLKTLPPSAVIGLWTFDGHEGRSEVPTGPLADSVNGQPRSAALIAALDKQYSSNGGAVSFTTLRMIYQEVQANFRAGQANSILVITGGPHTDQTLDGPGLQDFIRTSADPAKPVAVNIIDFGADADRSTWEAVAQLSGGSYQNLATSAGPDLATALSIFLS
- a CDS encoding haloalkane dehalogenase, with protein sequence MSPQFNPVFTPDPQLYPFQSRWFESSHGRMHYVDEVDGPPLLLCHGNPTWSFLYRNIIVALRDRFRCIAPDYLGFGLSERPASFGYRIDDHARVVGEFVDHLGLDGYLAMGQDWGGPIGMAVSVDRAERVRGVVLGNTWFWPADTLTMKMFSRVMSSPPLQYAITQRNFFVERLIPAGTEHRPGPAVMEHYRAVQASPADRPGVARMPREILAAHPLLARLARDVPIKLGAKPALFVWGMKDFAFRPGPCLPRMRATFPDHVLVELPNAKHFIQEDAPQEIAAAIIDRFGSDLRLSSG
- the gcvP gene encoding aminomethyl-transferring glycine dehydrogenase, with the protein product MSDHSTFANRHIGLDHDAITTMLAVIGVDTLDDLAAKAVPAGILDTLTDAGAAPGLDQLPPAASEAEALAELRALADANTVAVSMIGQGYYDTFTPPVLLRNIMENPAWYTAYTPYQPEISQGRLEALLNFQTMITDLTGLEIANASMLDEGTAAAEAMTLMHRATRSRSNRLAVDVDVFTQTAAVLATRAKPLGIEIVTADLRNGLPAGELFGVIAQLPGASGRITDWTALVEQAHDRGALAAIGADLLALTLITPPGEIGADVAFGTTQRFGVPMGFGGPHAGYLSVHAKHARQLPGRLVGVSVDGDGNPAYRLALQTREQHIRRDKATSNICTAQVLLAVMAAMYASYHGAGGLTAIARRVHAHAETIAAALGDAVVHDRFFDTVLARVPGRANQVLAAAKANGINVWRVDADHVSVACDETTTDEHVAAVLQAFGVEPAEPVCAGIANRTSEFLTHSAFTQYHTETAMMRYLRTLADKDIALDRSMIPLGSCTMKLNAATEMESITWPEFGRQHPFAPASDTPGLRRLIADLESWLVAITGYDAVSLQPNAGSQGEYAGLLAIHDYHASRGESHRDICLIPSSAHGTNAASAALAGMKVVVVRCHDEASRAGDVDLDDLRAKVSDHANRLSALMITYPSTHGVYEHDIADICAAVHDAGGQVYVDGANLNALVGLARPGKFGGDVSHLNLHKTFCIPHGGGGPGVGPVAVRSHLAPFLPGHPFAPELPPGHPVSSAPYGSASILPITWAYIRMMGAGGLRAASLNAIASANYIARRLDEYFPVLYTGENGMVAHECILDLRGITKATGVTVDDVAKRLADYGFHAPTMSFPVAGTLMVEPTESESLAEVDAFCEAMIGIRAEIDRVGAGQWPVDDNPLRGAPHTAECLLVADWDHPYTREEAAYPLGTTFRPKVWPPVRRIDGAYGDRNLVCSCPPVEAFA
- a CDS encoding alpha/beta fold hydrolase, whose product is MTSPSVRAWRDGGRWLYTAAGKVFVRSGPGNAPTVLLLHGYPSSSFDFREVIPHLAGQAWVTMDFLGFGLSDKPRPHHYSLLEQADLVQAVVARTTSGPVVVLAHDMGTSVTTELLARDLDGRLPFDLRRAVLSNGSVILERASLRPIQKVLRGPLGPVAARLVTRGGFRRSFGTLFSAGHPLSDGEAEAQWELLSYHDGHRIPHLLIGYLEERVRYATRWHGAVRDWPKPLGFVWGLADPVATPNVLNGLRDLRPRAAVVELPGLGHYPQLEDPRAYAGAALSLLVDSA